A window of Thalassophryne amazonica chromosome 12, fThaAma1.1, whole genome shotgun sequence genomic DNA:
ATTGGATACAACAATGCCTTCGGGAGGCGGTGGCCTCATTGGCATTGGGGGCAGGGCCATCTGACTGGGTATCTGTGCGGTACCTGGGGCAccaggaggaagaggagggacAGACATTCCTCCAGGTGGGGGAGGGGGCATATTCTCATGAGTTGTGACACCACTCGTAAGAGGAGGGGCGCGTttcacacctgctggagggacTGGTCCAGTGGCCTGAGAAATGGCTTTCTCCAGTTTGAAATGAAACTGCAGGAAGAACTGACAGGAAAAGAAAGACTTGTTAAATCACAGATTTCTCAAATGGAAACAAACAGATTTACACTGTAAATGCCTCAATACCTGCTTAGTTTCCCTGTTCCAGTGTGTCCAGAAACGGTTCTCTGCTTTATCAATTTCTCTACTCGGGACCTAAAAGTGCAACGATTTTTCAGAGTATGAAGAAAAGTTTTAAAGTGCAACAGACAGGAGAGCCCCCACTCACCTTGAAGGCAATCGTCTCATATGGCTCAGCAGCCAAAAGCAAATACTGCCAGCGTCGATCAGGGGGCTCAATGCGCTGTTCATAAGCAGACATGAAACGATGCCTGGGCCCAATTCCTTCAGCAACCTCTGGGTAATCAatctaacaaaaaacaaagcaaaaaagggaaaaaaggtaGTGATAAATTTTGCTTTTGAAAGTACTATCTCAAAAATGATACAGACAGCATTTAATGTGGCATTATTACAAGTGAGATCATTTGTGTgaaatggcttcaggacaaagcAAAAACTTCTAACTACCACTACCACTGTCCAGCAGGGTAGTGACAAACTATGCTGCAGTTGGGCAAAGGAAAAGGACAGTGGGAAGGCAGCAGGAGAGAGAAAAGTTTAGAAGTGCTTAAGTAAATGTCACAACTTTTGAGTGTTGGCAGTATGAATGGTGAAGGGAGAGTTTGCTGATATTACAGAGCGGAGTACATACAGTACTGTGTGTAGAGGTAGCAAGGACAGGAAAACAAGAGGTGAGATCAAACTGTTCTACCATAAGGGTGAGAGACAGCAGAAATGGAATAGAGGTGTAATCTTGAAGGAAGAGTTGGCACTGGAGAAGTGATGAGTGTGAAAACAGAACTTGAAGGGATGAGGATGTGTGCCAACATTACATATGCCCCACAAATGGAGTgtgagatatactcaacaaaaatataaatgcaacacttttggttttgctcccattttgtatgagatgaactcaaagatctaaaactttttccacatacacaatatcaccatttctctcaaatattgttcacaaaccagtctaaatctgtgatagtgagcacttctcctttgctgagataatccatcccacctcacagatgtgccataccaagatgctgattagacaccatgattagtgcacaggtgtgccttagaccgcccacaataaaaggccactctgaaaggtgcagttttatcacacagcacaatgccacagatgtcgcaagatttgagggagcgtgcagttggcatgctgacagcaggaatgtcaaccagagctgttgctcgtgtattgaatgttcatgtctcaaccataagccgtctccaaagtcgtttcagagaatttggcagtacatccaaccagcctcacaaccgcagaccacgtgtaaccacaccagcccaggacctccacatccaacatgttcacctccaagatcgtctgagaccagccactcggacagctgctgaaacaatcggtttgcataaccaaagaatttctgcacaaactgtcagaaaccgtctcagggaagctcatctgcatgctcgtcgtcctcatcggggtctcgacctgactccagttcgtcgtcgtaactgacttgagtgggcaaatgctcacattcactggcatttggcacgttggagaggtgttctcttcacggatgatgcgaaggagatgtgttgcactgcatgaggcaaatggtggtcacaccagatactgactggtatcccccccgcaataaaacaaaactgcacctttcagagtggccttttattgtgggcagtctaaggtacacctgtgcactaatcatggtgtctaatcaccattttggtatgccacacctgtgaggtgggatggattatctcagcaaagaagaagtgctcactatcacagatttcgactggtttgtgaacaatatttgagggaaatggtgatattatgtatgtggaaaaagttttagatatttgagttcatctcatacaaaatgggagcaaaaccaaaagtgttgcgtttatatttttgttgagtatagatgagacagctttctggagtgagttagatgaggtcgTAGATATTGCACGCAATACAGAAAAGGCGCTGATTGGAGAAGATGTCAACAGCCACGaaagtgaagggaacagaggggaTGAGATATTGGACAGATACAGTGCTGAGAGGAAGGTGGAAGCACAGATGATGGAGTCTGAATAAAGGATGGAAAAGACTGttgaaaaaatgtattttaaaacgACAGATGACAGGAAAACGTAAGAGTGGAGGAAACTACACAGGTAGGCTATATCCTATGCAGAAGATGCTTCATGAAAAAGATTAGAGAATGTAAAGTGGTGGCAGGGAAGAATGTAGCGAGACAGCATTGGATGTTTTCTCAGACGTATTTGGAAGTGAAGAAAAGGAAGCGAGTGAGGCCTCAACCAAGGGTCATATGGTGGAAGATGGAGGAATCCTGTTGCAGAGTTTCAACAACAGAAATATGCACCTCCACATTACACAAAGTCTTTATGGAAACCTGGTGGACTTTGACCACAGATGATTGAATTGCTATTACATTTCTCAGACTGCCCGTTCAAATTGGATTTACAGCATATTtgattcaaatctgatctcacagactgACTGTCTGCTATATATAGCAAGTGACCATATCAGATTTCTGTGTCCTTACTGGTCTTCGTCTACCTCTAATCCACACTGGCTGCTATAGTAATGAAAGTCACACACGTCAGTCACATGACTGTTGTTCACTGTGATAACTGCAGCTACACAGAGCTCCAACTCGCAGGATATTGATTATAATCAAAACTGGTGAGTTTAtacttatatatttttaaaattatgttaTAAAAACAACAGATATGCTGTcaggcagaggtgggatgaagtcacaatcaagtcactttcaagtcatgaatcagcaagtcccaagtcaagtctcaagtcataatggccaccgattgtttgcaagctgacttgagacttgacttgggaattGCAGATTGAGGACTTGAGAattacttgatggtgactttgtcccacctctgctgtcaGGTAAGAGACTGATCAGTCAAACAAGCCattaaagaaaaggaaaaaaaatactcatacatatgcacacacacacacaaaagtccaaactgaatgtgcactGTCTCATCTAAAAACGGTCACACACAATGCAGTGTGTAATAACCAGTGGTGgatacagctaaccgaaaagttatttTCGATAACCGCTTATCCTCTAACTGGAAATCAACCTTTAGCaaaagttacagctaactgctaacttttagtattgacttggctaaggataagccagttttgaatttAAGCACCACAGgagcttctgagtaaattcaaaggcaatcacaaacccaaaacaaacaaagagctagagcttttgtctttatgcaccctgcccGCTGCTGTAAGGAAGTGTCACTTACTTTTCACACAgaacaacacagacagtggcaggagacatcaaaagcaaggcatttgtcactcatggtttcattcagaaacaaaactaattctggacagctTATTGACATTAAcgccaactctgtcatttttacaaagtgaaaatatcacacatatcttttaaagtaatgcgctaattctgaaggtttgagcgttaaccAACACACGCACCAAACATCATTATGGGAAATTAGTATCCTTTCAATCACTCCCTCCCCATCAAATGCATAGAATgctaccatctactggatgggatgggagtgtgaatagtgacAAACGTGTGATCGTTGTTACTATGCCTTttttgtaagtcccttcggctgctcccttgtttgcactcggggttgccacagcaaatccaaggtggatctgcatgttgatttggcacaggttttacgctggatgcccttcctgacgcaactccacattacatggagaaatgtggcaggggtgggatttgaacccagaaccttctgaactgaaaccaagcgcattaaccacttggccaccacccctgctttacaaatgaaaaaaaaaatgtcatattcacaaacacacatttatttgtaaaaactaacacattttttcatttgtaaaaaattttttttaaaaaagccatttgcaaaactgaaaattctgtttgtgaagtgtgactcaGTACAACGAATAGCGACCAATGATGCTCGAACTAGCAGGAGTgtgaatctttcaatatccaggggTGTGAGTGGCAAATTGAAATTGCATTTCAGCATACAAATTTGGGTAAGAAGAATACATGATTTCAACAAAATAAACTGTTTAATCAACCACATTTCAAAATTTATGTGAACAAAACAAGGTAAAAACGTAAGCTATATTAACTGATTCAAGTAGTAAAAAGTCAAACTTTGAGTAATCAAAACTGTCAGTCAAATGTACTATCACATCATGTGCCAGTACTTCACAGTACTTCattcaataccaattaaaatctcaggcctgTAGCCACGATCTGAAATGAGGGGGTTCTGTTTTGGTGAAATTAGATTTTTGTAAGCCATTCAAGGCCCCCAGAAAATTTGGGGgttttgatgtccagggatgcattctggaggtTTTTTTATGACTATTTTCTCACCCGATCTCCCCAATTTAGTTGttctgcttaatgtgtgttgtagttgtattttcatttgcacattttcacctttatcCCAAACTGATATCAtatcctacatgtttgtttgataagattgctAACCAGAAGAGCCGTAGTCATTTTCATATTTGTGGCTTTCCTCATCCTACCTAACCTGATTTTAAGCTAGAATCCTAA
This region includes:
- the sf3a2 gene encoding splicing factor 3A subunit 2; this encodes MDFQHRAGGKTGSGGVASASESNRDRRERLRQLALETIDINKDPYFMKNHLGSYECKLCLTLHNNEGSYLAHTQGKKHQTNLARRAAKEAKEAPAQPAPEKVKVEVKKFVKIGRPGYKVTKQRDPETGQQSLLFQIDYPEVAEGIGPRHRFMSAYEQRIEPPDRRWQYLLLAAEPYETIAFKVPSREIDKAENRFWTHWNRETKQFFLQFHFKLEKAISQATGPVPPAGVKRAPPLTSGVTTHENMPPPPPGGMSVPPLPPGAPGTAQIPSQMALPPMPMRPPPPEGIVVSNN